Genomic DNA from Candidatus Eisenbacteria bacterium:
CGCCAGGTTCCCCCGGGCGATCTGCTCCGCGACCTCCGCCTTCCCCTTCTGCGCCGTAATCATCTTGCGGAAAGCCTCGGCGAGGTTCCCCGTCTCGTCCTTGGAGCGGACGTTGATCTCCTGATTCACGTCCCCCTCGGCAAGAGCGTTCGCCGTTCCGACCATGGAGACGAGCGGATTGGTGATCCGCACCGCCACCATCCAGGTCACGAAGGCGCAGAGGGCCAGAAACGCGGCGGCCCCGAGGGCGCCCCAAAGCATGAGGCGGTCGAGGGCGCTGCCCACGTTCGCCTTGGCGTCCTTGAAGTCGTCCTCGTAGGCGCCGGCGCCGATCACCCAATCCCAGGGTTCGAAGTAGGTAACGGCCGAGATCTTCTTCCGCGCTTCCGTCTCGCCGGCCGCCTTGTTCAGCCACCAGTAATCCTGGTAATCCACCGAACCGTTGCTGGTGACGAGCGCCTTGTCGATCATCTGCTGAATGAAGGGGGTGTCGTTGGCGTCTTTCGCGCCGTAGATGTTCTCGCCGTCCCGCTTCCCCTCGAACGAGATGATGTAATCGCCCCTCACGCTCCCCTTGCCGCCGAGCACGAACACGTAGCCGGACTTCCCGACGACGATGTCCATGATCCCCCGGCGAAGGCTGGTGACGTTCTCCTGGGGGATACCGGCGTAGAGCATGCCGATTACGCGGCCGCCGGCGTCGAGGATCGGCTCGTAGACCGTGATGTACCAGGCGTTCACCACA
This window encodes:
- a CDS encoding Cache 3/Cache 2 fusion domain-containing protein, translated to MFRFRSIRTKMITLSVAGVFLTAASIVSIIAIQKTYVARDVDRELTILAKNEVSKIATDVYHMCQVSNDQLAQQLAGTLNVVRDKIDGAGGVSVAGRTVTWNAVNQYTQVAETVSLPAMNVGGKWLGQVYDAETSVPAIDAAVGLTGGTATVFQRMNERGDMLRVATNVLKTDGTRAIGTYIPAQNPDGTPNPVVSSVMRGETFRGRAYVVNAWYITVYEPILDAGGRVIGMLYAGIPQENVTSLRRGIMDIVVGKSGYVFVLGGKGSVRGDYIISFEGKRDGENIYGAKDANDTPFIQQMIDKALVTSNGSVDYQDYWWLNKAAGETEARKKISAVTYFEPWDWVIGAGAYEDDFKDAKANVGSALDRLMLWGALGAAAFLALCAFVTWMVAVRITNPLVSMVGTANALAEGDVNQEINVRSKDETGNLAEAFRKMITAQKGKAEVAEQIARGNLA